Proteins from a single region of Amblyomma americanum isolate KBUSLIRL-KWMA chromosome 10, ASM5285725v1, whole genome shotgun sequence:
- the LOC144108679 gene encoding uncharacterized protein LOC144108679, producing MTMSLFFCSLVNAVCSAGVIFLEKLIPADFFDVLLHANSEGAKNQELKHMAQNAKFKQLLASPPEAGVTASICNLSSHTLDPHERSLLLRGLNFNTGAPPNAVNMTCAVEEAIRKVAPSLQSEARSRAIGALSKLARSKTRTITPAEQTALTRLQKNKDIVILPADKGNATVVFDRTDYVRKMYALLEDTTTYAKLARDPTKKIESELQKLLSDVFKFVPPDKGYLYNRLLCHNGSAPAIYGVPKIHKKEVPLRLIVDFTRSPLNKLSGYLHRILAPLAGNTPTHVKDSAHFIDKLKTATFGDDHIMVSFDVRSMFTCVPVDFAVECCRNALKNDLSLPEQK from the exons ATGACGATGTCTTTGTTCTTCTGCAGCCTGGTCAATGCTGTTTGCTCTGCGGGTGTGATA TTCCTGGAAAAGCTCATTCCCGCGGACTTCTTTGATGTTCTTCTGCATGCCAACAGCGAGGGCGCCAAGAATCAAGAATTGAAACATATGGCACAAAATGCCAAGTTCAAGCAGCTGTTGGCCAGTCCGCCTGAGGCCGGGGTGACAGCGAGTATATGCAACCTGTCTTCGCACACGCTTGATCCGCATGAACGCAGCCTACTTCTCCGAGGCCTCAACTTCAATACTGGCgctcctccaaatgctgttaaCATGACCTGCGCTGTTGAAGAGGCTATACGCAAGGTCGCCCCCAGCTTACAAAGCGAAGCACGCTCAAGGGCCATTGGAGCTCTTTCTAAGCTTGCTAGAAGCAAGACTCGCACTATCACACCCGCAGAGCAAACAGCATTGACCAGGCTGCAGAAGAACAAAGACATCGTCATCTTGCCTGCTGACAAGGGTAACGCCACTGTCGTTTTTGACCGCACCGACTATGTGCGAAAAATGTACGCCCTTCTGGAGGACACAACGACGTACGCCAAGCTGGCGCGAGACCCTACCAAGAAAATCGAGTCCGAGCTGCAAAAACTTCTTAGTGATGTTTTCAAGTTCGTCCCCCCCGACAAAGGCTATCTTTACAATCGCCTGCTTTGTCACAACGGCTCGGCGCCAGCTATATACGGGGTGCCCAAGATACACAAGAAGGAGGTACCACTTCGCCTGATTGTTGACTTCACACGGTCACCACTGAACAAGTTGTCGGGATACCTCCACCGGATACTGGCGCCTTTGGCAGGAAACACGCCTACGCACGTCAAAGACTCGGCACATTTCATTGACAAACTGAAGACTGCGACTTTTGGCGATGATCACATTATGGTGTCGTTCGACGTGAGGTCCATGTTTACTTGCGTGCCGGTGGACTTCGCAGTCGAGTGTTGCaggaatgccctgaagaacgactTGTCTCTGCCAGAAC AAAAGTAG